TCGCCATCCCTCGACTCCCTCAAAGTGTGCCTTACATAGAAACCGGCTAACCCCGAGGGGAAAGCCGGTGGTGAAGTCTGGCAGGCCAGGAAGGATTCGAACCCTCAACAAACGGTTTTGGAGACCGCCGCTCTACCATTGGAGCTACTGGCCTGTGATGAAAGCCCACCCGTTTAGCGGGTCTCCCGGTGAAGTGTGTGCTTGTGGCACCACGGGCAGTACTTCTTCAACTCCATGCGATCGGGGTTGTTGGACTTGTTCTTATCCGTGGTGTAGTTGCGACGCTTGCACTCGGTGCATGCGAGGGTAACCAGAGTACGCATGAATCCTCCTGAACAACTTTTCGTTCGGTGGAAGGTCTCCCTCGAACGTGACGCGGTGGTATACGCTACCATCCCGTGGCCAAAGCTGTCAACCTCCCGTGTGTCCTGCACATCTTCTCACAAAAATACCAAAGAGACGGGCAAGAAAAAGGACCCGACGTCCCAAGGGCGCCGGGTCCGATGCTCGCTAAGAATCTAGCTAGTCGGTGATCGTGGAGACACGCCCGTCGCCGACGGTGTGGCCACCCTCGCGGATGGCGAACTTGAGGCCCTGCTCCATGGCGATGGCGTGGATGAGCTCGCAGGTGACCGTGATGTGGTCGCCCGGCATGGCCATCTCGACCTTGTTGCCGTTGGAGTCGGTGAGCTCGGTGATGTCGCCCGTGATGTCCGTGGTGCGGAAGTAGAACTGCGGACGATAGCCGGCAAAGAACGGGGTGTGACGGCCGCCCTCCTCCTTGGTCAGGACGTAGATCTCGCCGGTGAAGCACTTGTGGGGGTCGACCGAGCCGGGCTTGCAGAGAACCTGGCCGCGCTCGATGTCCTCGCGCTTGATGCCGCGCAGGAGGATGCCCACGTTGTCGCCGGCCTCGCAGAAGTCCATGGTCTTGCGGAACATCTCGATGCCCGTGGCCGTGGAGGTCTGCGTAGGCTTGATGCCCACAATCTCGACGGTCTCGTTGAGCTTGAGCTCGCCGCGCTCGACACGACCGGTGGCAACGGTGCCGCGGCCGGAGATGGTCATGACGTCCTCGATGGCCATCAGGAAGGGCTTGTCGTTGTCGCGCGGGGGCGTGGGGATGTAGGAGTCCACGGCGTGCATGAGCTCGATGATGGAGTCGACCCACTTCTGCTCGCCGTTGAGGGCACCCAGAGCGGAGCCGCGGATGATGGGGGTATCGTCTCCGGGGAAGCCGTACTCGGTGAGAAGGTCACGGGTCTCCATCTCGACGAGGT
This is a stretch of genomic DNA from Thermophilibacter immobilis. It encodes these proteins:
- the tuf gene encoding elongation factor Tu, whose product is MAKEKFDRSKPHVNIGTIGHVDHGKTTTTAAITKVLSETPGCKADFTAFENIDKAPEERQRGITINVAHIEYETWERHYAHVDCPGHADYIKNMISGAAQMDGAILVIAATDGPMAQTREHILLARQVGVPYIIVFLNKCDMVDDEELIDLVEMETRDLLTEYGFPGDDTPIIRGSALGALNGEQKWVDSIIELMHAVDSYIPTPPRDNDKPFLMAIEDVMTISGRGTVATGRVERGELKLNETVEIVGIKPTQTSTATGIEMFRKTMDFCEAGDNVGILLRGIKREDIERGQVLCKPGSVDPHKCFTGEIYVLTKEEGGRHTPFFAGYRPQFYFRTTDITGDITELTDSNGNKVEMAMPGDHITVTCELIHAIAMEQGLKFAIREGGHTVGDGRVSTITD
- the rpmG gene encoding 50S ribosomal protein L33, with protein sequence MRTLVTLACTECKRRNYTTDKNKSNNPDRMELKKYCPWCHKHTLHRETR